A single genomic interval of Bradyrhizobium sp. AZCC 1693 harbors:
- a CDS encoding MFS transporter: MSAADTPLLPATFNRLAWSNLAAQSAEQIALAAAPIVAVLLLGVGEGQTGLLQTALTLPFILFAIPAGLLADRISRRWVMAGSEALRAAALAGILLLLWLGQMTLPLLSLLGFIAVCGTVAYSVAAPALVPSLVTSQQLPAANARIELARTVAFASGPALGGVLVGWVGAAPAFGFAAALSVVAVVLLSGIYEPARAPAARRHPLQEIKEGAAFVLHHPLLRPVFITQFIFNTASFLLLAVFVPYAVRHLGLSATGVGATLAMYGVGMVVGALAATRVMKRLAFGTVIGLGPVTGFVAAAVMALTTIVPTPLLAGLSFFLLGVGPILWVISTTTLRQSVTPPSLLGRVSAINIMSYGARPLGSALGAIVGGLYSAEACLYLAAIIFAAQALVILLSPAVSLARQPDMVGEPARC; encoded by the coding sequence ATGTCCGCCGCCGACACGCCTCTTCTGCCCGCAACGTTCAATCGCCTGGCCTGGTCCAATCTCGCCGCGCAATCGGCCGAGCAGATTGCGCTTGCCGCAGCGCCGATCGTCGCGGTGCTGCTGCTCGGCGTCGGCGAAGGCCAGACCGGCCTGTTGCAGACCGCGCTGACGCTGCCCTTCATCCTGTTCGCGATCCCCGCCGGCCTGCTCGCCGACCGCATCTCACGGCGCTGGGTGATGGCGGGCTCCGAGGCGCTGCGGGCGGCGGCGCTGGCCGGCATTCTGCTGCTGCTCTGGCTGGGCCAAATGACGCTGCCGCTGCTTTCCCTGCTCGGCTTCATCGCGGTCTGCGGAACGGTCGCTTACAGCGTCGCGGCACCCGCTTTGGTGCCGTCGCTGGTGACCTCGCAACAACTGCCCGCAGCGAATGCACGGATCGAACTCGCACGAACGGTGGCCTTTGCAAGCGGACCGGCGCTTGGCGGCGTGCTGGTCGGATGGGTTGGCGCGGCTCCCGCGTTCGGATTCGCCGCTGCGCTATCCGTCGTCGCGGTTGTGCTGCTGTCCGGCATCTATGAGCCGGCGCGCGCGCCTGCAGCGCGCCGCCATCCGCTGCAGGAGATCAAGGAAGGCGCCGCGTTCGTGCTGCATCACCCGTTGCTGCGGCCGGTGTTCATCACGCAGTTCATCTTCAACACCGCGTCGTTCCTGCTGCTTGCGGTGTTCGTGCCCTACGCGGTGCGCCATCTCGGCCTGTCAGCCACCGGCGTCGGCGCGACGCTTGCGATGTATGGCGTCGGCATGGTGGTTGGCGCACTCGCGGCCACGCGGGTGATGAAACGGCTGGCCTTCGGCACCGTGATCGGGCTCGGACCCGTCACCGGCTTCGTCGCCGCGGCCGTGATGGCGCTGACCACGATCGTGCCAACGCCGCTACTGGCGGGCCTAAGCTTCTTCCTGCTCGGCGTCGGCCCGATCCTGTGGGTGATTTCGACCACGACGCTGCGGCAATCGGTAACGCCGCCATCGCTCTTGGGTCGTGTCTCCGCCATCAACATCATGAGCTACGGCGCCCGCCCGCTCGGCTCCGCGCTCGGCGCCATCGTCGGCGGCCTCTACAGCGCCGAAGCCTGCCTCTATCTCGCGGCCATCATCTTCGCCGCGCAGGCGCTGGTAATCCTGCTGTCGCCGGCAGTCTCGCTGGCGCGGCAGCCGGACATGGTCGGCGAGCCGGCCCGCTGTTAG
- a CDS encoding MFS transporter codes for MLSRAIARDMFSGAALARAMALIMIAMAAAPGFSPLLGGALDHAFGWRSEFVLVAAFAALGALAYGTVLGETHHATRTPLDPLAIARNYFGLIADRRFLVPAATVSLIMGGLFSMFSAAPRILIEAMHLTPIQLGLFFAGTVLIVFAAGMLATRLAPRYGLARSIRGGLLAALTGSIAMLLVALYSPTLLSYLGALSVFLLGMGIVNPLGTAQALLCPQNLPEYANGRLRPTARRWI; via the coding sequence GTGCTGTCCCGCGCGATCGCCCGCGACATGTTTTCGGGCGCCGCATTGGCGCGCGCGATGGCGCTGATCATGATCGCGATGGCGGCCGCACCCGGCTTCTCGCCGCTGCTCGGCGGCGCGCTCGACCACGCTTTCGGCTGGCGCTCCGAGTTTGTCCTGGTCGCCGCCTTTGCCGCGCTCGGCGCGTTGGCCTATGGGACGGTGTTAGGCGAGACCCATCACGCCACGCGCACCCCGCTCGATCCGCTCGCCATCGCCAGAAACTATTTTGGCCTGATCGCCGACCGCCGCTTCCTGGTGCCGGCTGCAACCGTCAGCCTGATCATGGGCGGGCTGTTCTCGATGTTCTCGGCTGCACCGCGCATCCTGATCGAGGCGATGCACCTCACGCCGATCCAGTTGGGCCTGTTCTTCGCAGGCACTGTCTTGATCGTGTTCGCCGCCGGCATGCTCGCGACCAGGCTGGCCCCGCGCTACGGGCTCGCCCGCTCGATCCGGGGCGGGCTGTTGGCGGCCTTAACCGGCAGCATCGCGATGCTGCTGGTCGCATTGTACAGCCCCACTCTCCTTTCGTATCTGGGTGCGCTGAGCGTGTTCCTGCTCGGCATGGGCATCGTCAATCCATTGGGGACCGCGCAGGCACTCTTGTGTCCGCAAAATCTGCCAGAATATGCGAACGGGCGGCTCAGACCAACCGCCCGTCGCTGGATCTGA
- a CDS encoding IS110 family transposase gives MMAQNEVVVVGVDVAKDKVDACIRSLSQRQTFPSTAEGRHALIRWLRKHKVGKAAMEASGGYEQDWAKALREARIEVRIVDPKRVRSFARSAGRLAKNDPIDAEMIAWFAETFTDAPGQAFDAARERLVKIVNARQGLLDLQTSLKNSGEHSVPDVVQKMQARLLKKIAVEVAKLETAISAMVKATAHFAELAEIIESVPGLGKITSAGLIATMPELGQVNDNIAAALLGVAPYDDDSGQRRGNRHIKGGRRKARNLFYMPCMGAATQHNPVLKAFYDRLIAKGKEPKVALTACMRKLIVILNTMIARRQKWDANRYKPSDPARLPPSACPA, from the coding sequence ATGATGGCACAAAATGAGGTCGTTGTCGTCGGTGTTGATGTGGCCAAGGACAAGGTGGATGCATGCATTCGCTCGCTGTCTCAACGGCAGACGTTCCCGAGCACCGCAGAGGGGCGGCACGCATTGATCCGCTGGCTTCGCAAACACAAGGTCGGCAAGGCAGCCATGGAGGCTTCCGGCGGTTATGAGCAGGACTGGGCCAAGGCGCTGCGCGAGGCCCGCATCGAAGTCCGGATCGTTGACCCGAAGCGGGTGCGCAGCTTCGCCCGCTCGGCCGGACGCCTCGCCAAGAACGATCCGATCGATGCGGAGATGATCGCCTGGTTCGCCGAGACCTTCACCGACGCGCCGGGCCAGGCCTTCGACGCGGCACGCGAGAGGCTGGTCAAGATCGTCAATGCGCGCCAGGGACTGCTCGATCTGCAGACCAGCTTGAAAAACAGTGGCGAGCATTCTGTGCCGGACGTCGTGCAGAAAATGCAGGCGCGGCTCTTGAAGAAGATTGCCGTCGAAGTCGCCAAGCTCGAGACCGCGATCTCCGCCATGGTCAAAGCGACGGCGCATTTTGCCGAGCTCGCCGAGATCATCGAGAGCGTGCCGGGACTTGGTAAGATCACGTCCGCCGGACTGATCGCGACGATGCCGGAACTGGGCCAGGTGAACGACAATATCGCCGCGGCCTTGCTGGGGGTAGCACCTTACGATGACGATAGCGGCCAACGGCGGGGCAACCGCCACATCAAGGGCGGGCGCCGCAAGGCCCGCAACCTCTTCTACATGCCTTGCATGGGAGCTGCGACCCAGCACAACCCCGTGCTCAAGGCGTTCTATGATCGCCTGATCGCCAAGGGAAAGGAGCCGAAGGTTGCGCTCACCGCCTGTATGCGCAAGCTCATCGTCATCCTCAACACCATGATCGCGCGACGCCAAAAATGGGACGCCAACCGTTACAAACCGAGCGACCCCGCTCGGCTTCCGCCGAGCGCATGCCCAGCCTAA
- a CDS encoding adenylate/guanylate cyclase domain-containing protein, whose protein sequence is MELTPRLRLMNWLVSQGLTGLPENDLIRGFCERCCAEGLPVSRGMVFIDTLHPIFEGRGFRWNDAETNESDVFEYGSTNEGEAAQAWRSSIFYHMLENGHEELPIDLADGGTHRFKFVNELAEKGHKHLVAYVHQFGEAGTMGQMDCVYSYWVTRRDEGFGAQGLAALRDLVPVLGLAIKSAAQADITKTLGRVYLGRDTAEQVLRGRIARGVTERINAVLWFSDLRGSTAISESIEPGEIIPFLNDYAQASIDAIHDAGGEVMKLIGDGVLAMFTHDNMAKAKRAALRAEHRFRRNMKALTARRTAEGRPVTSAHVGLHVGEVFYGNIGSDDRLDFTVVGPAVNEVSRIASMCRSVDRELLMSSAFRAGLDAAGRNYLVSTGRYALRGIGRAQDLYTLDPDIAADEVVAGKYERYLAG, encoded by the coding sequence ATGGAACTCACGCCCCGTCTACGCCTGATGAACTGGCTGGTCAGCCAGGGCCTCACAGGCCTGCCCGAAAATGACCTGATCCGCGGTTTCTGCGAACGCTGCTGCGCCGAAGGCCTCCCGGTATCGCGCGGGATGGTCTTCATCGATACGCTGCACCCGATTTTCGAGGGCCGCGGCTTTCGCTGGAACGACGCCGAGACCAACGAAAGCGACGTCTTCGAGTATGGCTCGACCAATGAGGGCGAAGCCGCGCAGGCCTGGCGCAGCTCGATCTTCTACCACATGCTCGAAAACGGTCATGAGGAACTGCCGATCGACCTCGCCGATGGCGGGACTCACAGGTTCAAGTTCGTGAACGAACTCGCCGAAAAGGGCCACAAGCATCTAGTGGCCTATGTGCATCAGTTCGGCGAGGCGGGCACCATGGGCCAGATGGATTGCGTCTACTCCTATTGGGTGACCCGGCGCGACGAGGGATTTGGCGCGCAGGGGCTGGCGGCGCTACGCGATCTCGTGCCGGTGCTGGGACTGGCGATCAAATCCGCCGCGCAGGCCGATATCACCAAGACGCTGGGCCGGGTCTATCTCGGACGCGATACCGCCGAACAGGTCTTGCGCGGGCGGATTGCGCGCGGCGTTACCGAGCGTATCAACGCGGTGCTGTGGTTCTCCGACCTGCGCGGCTCGACCGCGATCAGCGAGAGCATCGAACCCGGCGAGATCATCCCGTTCCTCAACGACTATGCGCAGGCCTCGATCGACGCCATCCATGATGCCGGCGGCGAGGTGATGAAGCTGATCGGCGACGGCGTGCTGGCGATGTTCACCCATGACAACATGGCGAAGGCAAAGCGCGCCGCGCTACGCGCCGAACATCGCTTCCGCCGCAACATGAAGGCGCTCACCGCCCGCCGCACCGCCGAAGGCCGGCCGGTGACGTCAGCCCATGTCGGCCTGCATGTCGGCGAGGTCTTCTACGGCAATATCGGCAGCGATGACCGGCTCGACTTCACCGTGGTGGGCCCGGCCGTCAACGAGGTCAGCCGCATCGCCTCGATGTGCCGCTCGGTCGATCGCGAATTGCTGATGTCCTCGGCCTTCCGCGCGGGCCTCGATGCCGCCGGACGAAACTATCTGGTGTCCACCGGCCGCTATGCGCTGCGCGGCATCGGCCGCGCGCAGGATCTGTATACGCTTGATCCGGACATTGCCGCGGATGAAGTCGTCGCGGGGAAGTACGAGCGTTATCTGGCGGGTTAG
- the arsC gene encoding arsenate reductase (glutaredoxin) (This arsenate reductase requires both glutathione and glutaredoxin to convert arsenate to arsenite, after which the efflux transporter formed by ArsA and ArsB can extrude the arsenite from the cell, providing resistance.), with protein MTVTIYHNPACGTSRNTLAMIRQSGEEPEVIEYLKTPPSRARLVELIKALGISPRELLREKGTPYTELGLADPKWSDDELIDFMMAHPILINRPIVVTAKGVRLCRPSELVLDLLDNPVQSFVKEDGEAITRAKR; from the coding sequence ATGACCGTGACCATCTATCACAACCCCGCCTGCGGCACGTCGCGCAACACGCTGGCGATGATCCGGCAGAGCGGCGAGGAGCCCGAGGTGATTGAGTACCTGAAGACGCCGCCAAGCCGCGCCCGGCTGGTCGAATTGATCAAGGCGCTCGGCATTTCCCCGCGCGAGCTGCTGCGCGAAAAGGGCACGCCGTACACCGAGCTAGGCCTCGCCGATCCCAAATGGAGCGACGACGAGCTGATCGACTTCATGATGGCACACCCGATCCTCATCAACCGGCCGATCGTGGTGACGGCGAAGGGCGTGCGGCTGTGCCGGCCGTCGGAGCTGGTGCTTGATCTGCTCGACAACCCCGTCCAATCCTTCGTCAAGGAGGACGGCGAGGCCATTACGCGCGCAAAACGTTGA
- a CDS encoding MIP/aquaporin family protein — protein MQNFDLTRRLAAEALGTALLVATVVGSGIMAETLTKDVALALLGNTLPTGAILVVLITILGPISGAHFNPAVSLVFALRGELTPRDALGYVAVQVAGGIAGTMIAHAMFALPLIDASLKMRTGGAQWFAEGIAAFGLVATILAGIRFNRAAVPWLVGLYITAAYWFTASTSFANPAVAIARSMTNTFSGIRPADLPGFIAAELCGAVVALIFMNWLLRGAGEVAKTREARL, from the coding sequence ATGCAGAATTTTGACCTCACACGCCGGCTCGCTGCCGAAGCCCTCGGCACCGCGCTATTGGTTGCGACCGTGGTCGGCTCCGGCATCATGGCCGAGACTTTGACCAAAGACGTCGCGCTGGCGCTGCTCGGCAATACGCTGCCGACGGGTGCGATCCTCGTGGTCCTCATCACCATTCTCGGGCCCATCTCGGGCGCGCATTTCAATCCCGCGGTATCGCTGGTCTTTGCCTTGAGAGGCGAACTGACGCCGCGCGATGCGCTGGGTTACGTTGCCGTGCAAGTGGCCGGCGGAATCGCCGGAACCATGATCGCGCATGCGATGTTCGCGCTGCCGTTGATCGACGCCTCGCTGAAAATGCGAACTGGCGGCGCACAATGGTTCGCCGAGGGCATCGCCGCCTTCGGCCTGGTGGCGACCATCCTCGCCGGCATCAGGTTCAACCGCGCCGCGGTGCCCTGGCTGGTCGGCCTCTATATCACGGCAGCGTACTGGTTCACGGCCTCGACCTCGTTTGCCAATCCCGCTGTTGCCATCGCGCGCTCGATGACCAATACGTTTTCGGGCATTCGCCCCGCCGATCTTCCCGGCTTTATCGCGGCCGAACTCTGCGGTGCGGTCGTGGCGCTGATCTTCATGAACTGGTTGCTGCGTGGGGCAGGCGAGGTGGCAAAGACCAGGGAAGCCCGGCTATGA